A genome region from Macaca nemestrina isolate mMacNem1 chromosome 15, mMacNem.hap1, whole genome shotgun sequence includes the following:
- the LOC105496466 gene encoding matrix metalloproteinase-9: MSLWQPLVLALLVLGCCCAAPRQRQSTLVLFPGDLKTNLTDRQLAEDYLYRYGYTRVAEMHGDSKSLGPALLLLQKQLSLPQTGELDSATLKAMRTPRCGVPDLGRFQTFEGDLKWHHHNITYWIQNYSEDLPRAVIEDAFARAFALWSAVTPLTFTRVYSRDADIVIQFGVAEHGDGYPFDGKDGLLAHAFPPGPGIQGDAHFDDDELWSLGKGVVVPTKFGNADGAACHFPFTFEGRSYSACTTDGRSDGVPWCSTTANYDTDRRFGFCPSERLYTQDGNADGKPCQFPFIFQGQSYSACTTDGRSDGYRWCATTANYDQDKLYGFCPTRADSTVIGGNSAGELCVFPFTFLGKEYSTCTSEGRGDGRLWCATTSNFDRDKKWGFCPDQGYSLFLVAAHEFGHALGLDHTSVPEALMYPMYRFTEEPPLHKDDVNGIQYLYGSRPEPEPRPPTTTTPQPTAPPTVCPTGPPTVRPSDRPTAGPTGPPSAGPTGPPTAGPSTTTTVPLNPVDDACNVNIFDAITEIGNQLYLFKDGRYWRFSERRGSRLQGPFLIADTWPALPRKLDSAFEEPLSKKLFFFSGRQVWVYTGASVLGPRRLDKLGLGADVAQVTGALRRGAGKMLLFSGRRFWRFDVKAQMVDPRSASEVDRMFPGVPLDTHDVFQYQEKAYFCQDRFYWRVSSQSGVNQVDQVGYVTYDILQCPED; this comes from the exons ATGAGCCTCTGGCAGCCCCTGGTCCTGGCGCTCCTGGTGCTGGGCTGCTGCTGTGCTGCCCCCAGACAGCGCCAGTCCACCCTTGTGCTCTTCCCTGGAGACCTGAAAACCAATCTCACTGACAGGCAGCTGGCAGAG GACTACCTGTACCGCTATGGTTACACTCGGGTGGCAGAGATGCATGGAGACTCGAAATCTCTGGGGCCTGCGCTGCTGCTTCTCCAGAAGCAACTGTCCCTGCCCCAGACCGGTGAGCTGGACAGCGCCACGCTGAAGGCCATGCGAACCCCACGGTGCGGGGTCCCAGACCTGGGCAGATTCCAAACCTTTGAGGGCGACCTCAAGTGGCACCACCACAACATCACCTATTG GATCCAAAACTACTCGGAAGACTTGCCGCGGGCGGTGATTGAAGACGCCTTTGCCCGCGCCTTCGCGCTGTGGAGCGCGGTGACGCCGCTCACCTTCACTCGCGTGTACAGCCGGGACGCAGACATTGTCATCCAGTTTGGTGTCGCGG AGCACGGAGACGGGTATCCCTTCGACGGGAAGGACGGGCTCCTGGCACACGCCTTTCCTCCTGGGCCCGGCATTCAGGGAGACGCCCATTTCGACGATGACGAGTTGTGGTCGCTGGGCAAGGGCGTCG TGGTTCCAACTAAGTTTGGAAACGCAGATGGCGCGGCCTGccacttccccttcaccttcgaGGGCCGCTCCTACTCTGCCTGCACCACAGACGGTCGCTCCGACGGCGTGCCCTGGTGCAGTACCACAGCCAACTACGACACTGACCGCCGGTTTGGCTTCTGTCCCAGCGAGA GACTCTACACCCAGGACGGCAATGCTGACGGGAAACCCTGCCAGTTTCCATTCATCTTCCAAGGCCAATCCTACTCCGCCTGCACCACGGACGGTCGCTCCGACGGCTACCGCTGGTGCGCCACCACCGCCAACTACGACCAGGACAAGCTCTACGGCTTCTGCCCGACCCGAG CCGACTCGACCGTGATCGGGGGCAACTCGGCGGGGGAGCTGTGCgttttccccttcaccttcctggGTAAGGAGTACTCGACCTGTACCAGCGAGGGCCGCGGAGATGGGCGCCTCTGGTGCGCTACCACCTCGAACTTTGACAGAGACAAGAAGTGGGGCTTCTGCCCGGACCAAG GATACAGTCTGTTCCTCGTGGCAGCTCACGAATTCGGCCACGCGCTGGGCTTAGATCATACCTCAGTGCCGGAGGCGCTCATGTACCCTATGTACCGATTCACTGAGGAGCCCCCCTTGCATAAGGACGACGTGAATGGCATCCAGTATCTCTATG GTTCTCGCCCTGAACCTGAGCCACGGCCTCCAACCACCACCACACCGCAGCCCACGGCTCCCCCGACGGTCTGCCCCACTGGACCCCCCACTGTCCGCCCCTCAGACCGCCCCACAGCCGGCCCCACAGGTCCCCCCTCAGCTGGCCCCACAGGTCCCCCCACTGCTGGCCCTTCTACGACCACTACTGTGCCTTTGAATCCGGTGGACGATGCCTGCAACGTGAACATCTTCGACGCCATCACGGAGATCGGGAACCAGCTGTATCTGTTCAAGGATGG GAGGTACTGGCGATTCTCTGAGCGCAGGGGGAGCCGGCTGCAGGGCCCCTTCCTTATCGCCGACACGTGGCCCGCGTTGCCCCGCAAGCTGGACTCGGCCTTTGAGGAGCCGCTCTCcaagaagcttttctttttctctg GGCGCCAGGTGTGGGTGTACACAGGCGCGTCGGTGCTGGGCCCGAGGCGTCTAGACAAGCTGGGCCTGGGCGCCGACGTGGCCCAGGTGACCGGGGCCCTCCGGCGTGGCGCGGGGAAGATGCTGCTATTCAGCGGGCGGCGCTTCTGGAG GTTCGACGTGAAGGCGCAGATGGTGGATCCCCGGAGCGCCAGCGAGGTAGACCGGATGTTCCCCGGGGTGCCTTTGGACACGCACGACGTCTTCCAGTACCAAG AGAAAGCCTATTTCTGCCAGGACCGCTTCTACTGGCGCGTGAGTTCCCAGAGTGGGGTGAACCAGGTGGACCAAGTGGGCTACGTGACCTATGACATCCTGCAGTGCCCTGAGGACTAG